The DNA window AAACACTAAAAGGGATTGGCTTAAGTCTTATTAAGACCTTGagatttcatgaaaacatgtatGACTGTAGTTTGAAGGTTAGTTACATACATTTAATTATTGTCAGTTGtaggctggggggggggggggatatgaaAACTTAAGTGCTTTGTGAAGTAATACCACCGCCAGTATAGAAACTCCTCCAGACTATCTAaatcaatgtattttttttttttttttttttaagatttaattttggGTTTTTGGGTCTtcattggagagataggacagtggatagagatggaaatcagggacagagagagagtggggaatgaggagccacaggttggatttgaacctggtccgcccgcttggaggaccacagcctccatacatgggacatGCGCAcaaaccactgtgccaccagcgccccaatcaatgtatttttattacacTACAGAACCGGGGGTTAATAAAGCAAGAAATAGTGAATGAATGCCTCTTGGCCTTCAGCGGACTAAAGGTGCCACTAAACATCAGGTATACAGAAAGACAGgactaataaaaaaaggaaaatcaacTTACTTTCTCAGTGGATGAAGTGTGTGActgaaatacaattaaaaaggtATTTACATTTGAAGATAAGCTCAAAATAGTGACTGTCCTCAATGGAACAGGAAAAAGTCAGACGTGAGCTATTGTTGGTGTTTTTACAGCTGATTCTCGTCTGTGTTCCAGCGATCTAGGCTGAATGTAATTTTAGATATTGTTCAAGTAAGGCAGCATAAAGAATGGTATAAATCTGACAGGAGATCTGCTCTCATTAGCTTTTCGGCTTAAGAATCCTTCTTCAGTTTTATAAATATTGATTGGACAGTTAAATGAAAGAGAGGCGCGTGTCATTTTAACATAGAAGtaaatgaaaactttcaaaCCAATGTAAAACTGTTTATTGACAACAATGTTTTGACAATGTGTGAAATTCTGCTTTAAATGGACAGATTttcaagtgtgttttttttaacttagatATACAACCTTTTTCTTCACTTGGATATTTGAGTTGGATTCCCATGCCCCCCTCCTATGCTTTGGTCTTACCTTTGGTTTGATAGGTTTCAGTACGGAGATGTCtgttccctcagctctctgtctaCTGGAGTCAAAGGTCTTCCTTCTTTTGACTACTGACTTTTGACAGATTTTAACATGCTTCTCCTGTAGAAAGAGCAAAATATGAGCAGTGTGCACCAGCTACATCAAAGGCAACCTATTTCCACATGTTTAAGAAACATTTGCCAGATACCAACATTAAAGATCTTTAACTTTCTATTATCCTAGCTATCATTGTGTTTCAATCGCCAGATGACATCAATACAAAGTACTAAGTTGTTTTCTAACATTAATGGCAGCAGGCTTTCTAATCTCCTAATGTAAAACcaagcacacatacatacacaaatgCTCACCTGCCAACAAAATAATGCTGTTATGCATCATGCATTAATGTAGCCAATGTCAGCTAATGAGGCTGAGTGCATAGACTAACACAGTTATGTATGTGTTTGAATTACCAGGAAAGCACATGTTCCCTGCAGAAACAATAACAAGTACAAAATGCTTTACATAATAGTAGGTCGATTAAGTGAGTGTTGAATAGTGCAGCAATCTCATAGTAAACGCCGGCGCTTTGATAGAGCAAAGTATACCAACCCACCAAATGGTCTTTGGTATCCTTGGTAACACATGCCATCACACAGAAACCATCATCTACGAACTGCACTCTTAGATTGTGACTTCATCATCAATTTTAGCACTACAACAAGTCCTTAGTCAGCATTTAAAATCATGTTATCATGTTACACATTTGTTCTAACAAATACCTATAATCCTTTGTTGAAACCTTCAATGtaaaacagcttctttttttttctttttttttttttaaaatgggaacTACTGACTTTGGAAATGTAGCCGCTAGCTACTGACACATCCAAACAGCTGATATCCAGTCAGCTGATACTACTGTCAACTCAACAGACTCTGCAGTTTTTATCACATGCTGTATGAAATGTATCAGTAATaatagaaattatttttaaaaatcgcACATCAAACTTAAAATCTTGCTGAACAAATTCTGATGCATTATCTCCACAATATTGCTGCTATTACAAGCCTGTAACAGTATATCAAGATAAACCTTTAATAGGGATgtattgaaatgaaaagaaatgtttatttttaccaAGACTTTAGGGAAAAAAGATCTTTGACAAATGTGGCACTGGACCAGATCCTCTGCAGGAGGAGCCTCTGCgtctgaaggagagaaaggttcAATTGTGATTGTAATGAAAAAGATATGGACGATAGATGATAAAATGTACATGTTTAGAAAAAGATTAGGTTTCTCATTACATTGCCATTTTTTGCTACATGTCAAGGAAGTAATACAAACCAAAAGCAAAGGAACGATAAATGTCCAAATCCCCCTGACATCAATCCATTTTCTTCTACAAACTCTGACATCTTTAACGCTTTAAACAGCATTTGCGATGACACATTTTGCACCCTGATACATGGAAAGTGCACAGCCTGGTCTCAATAATACAGTTTTAAGTACTGTTGATGCAATGCCCAAACCACAAGGCTGGAAAACAGAAATCACTTTACACGGACCAGCAAAATAAACAAGGAAGAGGTGAATAACTGTACAGTCATAATAATGTCATTCAGATGTAAATCTCATCATTCATTTGCACGGTAACCGTGATACACtattaaaaacaatttacacCCAGCGGTTCATTCAATAATAATGCTTTTCTCACTTCATtatttagcatgctaacagtgGCTAACGATCACACCcattcagacagacagcagctaGCTTCATCTCTGACGTCACCTAGCAGTACTTAAGCTAAACCCCAAACAAAGGTTTGCCTGACAAAAGCTCACAGCTAAATTAGTGATAAATACACATATTACACGGTATAACAACGAGATGTGTTTGACTTCGACTTTTCCacaaaatatttcaataaacaCCTGGAAGGCTAAATTTATCTCACCTTCAAATTCCTCCATCCTTAGGTGAACGATATGCTGCTGTGTCTACAACGGCCAGCAGTAACCGGAAGTAATGAAATAATACCCCGCTCCTCACTTCCGTATTCGCTAATATACACAGAAGTCACAACAGAGAAGCATTTTCTTCAAGCTGTGATACTCCTAATTAAATTTTTAGTACGCAGCaacatgtgtttcatttgtTCTCCCCTAAACTTGCATTTCATCACGTAACTCGTGTAAtctcagaaaatgaaaatgaaagcctTTTGAATATTTATCGCTGGTTTTAAAGGCTGCAATTGAAGGTGAATGATCTTGACAATACTGATCTTTGGCTACCAATAGCAACTGGGTTGTCTGCTGGTGACGCTTCGCGTGCCAATATTCAAGATTTTCATTGGTTGTTGCTGAACGATTTAGGTTAATTAAATGTATAGAGACTATTATTCTATTTTCCCCATTAAAACCAAAATACAGAGTGGAACCAAGTCACATTAAGCCATCACATTTGACACTTTGATATCCATGATCATACACACATCTTGGCATTTCCTGCAGAGTGGCCAATAATGTTTGCTTCTGATTGTGTTACAGGGTTAGTGGTGGCAAACTCAGCTAGAAAAAAATCCTCATATTTGACATGTAACAGAGCCAAGCCAAGAGTGCCAAGACAACgaaactgttttttcttcttgttttctttattggcTCAAACACTTGCCCAGAGCACGTTGATGTTCCCACTTCCCAGTATGGCATATTGCGCGCATGTGTTCTTTGACTGGGGTAATTCACAGCCAGATGCTATGAGACCACAGACAACGTGTTACTGAATGGCTAGAGCCTCTCAGCACAACAGATCACTGTTCTCAAACTGTGAGTACCCCtcgtttctcacacacacacaaaccacagatTCACAATAACCTCACTGTCTTTTCAGCTGTCGTttgaccttttagttttcatagAAAATTGTTAGGATAGAGAACGGTGTTCAACACAGACACTTAGAATATTTGTTTTACAATAATATGTGTTTCTTAAAGTAAAATTAGTTGTTGATGATAACTGTCTATTCCCTTTTGCTcaaacatgaattattcatCTATTTTGTCCACTTTTGTTAATTGTATTTTGTTACCGAAAACCATGCaattgacaataaaaaaaaaatctggatatCACGATCGCATGTGCTTACATTATAAGTTATATTGGCCTATAGTTGTTTTGCTCTATCAATAAATATCCTATCTGGATACAATTATTTGGTCTAATGTATCTGAATAAATATAGTCCACAATCCAATGAATAAATTAGCAAGATACAATTCTCACGAGAGGTTAATTGACTAGTAAGgcaaaaagttaatttcaatAACATCTTTATTTGCTACACATACCGGgacattattttgaaatttgcAGCCGGAAGCTTGAGTTCTTTCTAACTTTAGCTTGATGTTGGTAAATCCTCTTTCTTGAGCGCAACTGGAAATACCGATGCTGCGTTCCTGCTGATACAAATATTCGGAGGCCATTTGACCCAAACAGGTACTCTGCTGTAGAAAATATTTAATGTAGAAATAGAGTTCGTATGCATGGCATTTTATTTCCACGTGACATGTTATCCACGCAGGCTGTGTTTACTGGCACTGAGTGAGCTCAATGGGAATCTTTGTCACTAGAGAAATACATGTGgctatttgtttttcaaatcagtATTTGCATGCTGACGCTCCTTCAACATTAATGGCTGTTGACTGTGTCAACAATGAAAGTGATTTTTAATAGAGCTCCATTGAGCACGACTGTGCTTGAAGCATTCAATAATAAGGGTTCACTTAGACTTTAATAGGTGATAAATGTTGCTGGGCATCAATGATTAGATCAAACTTTAATACGGGTCCCATATGATCATGCTCTTATTGAAATTGCACTGAGGTGATTGTGAATGATATTATTACTCTTTTAAATGGCTGTacaggagtgtgtttgtttacaagtcTGTGTATCTAAGAGATAGAGAGTTGGGCTTCATTCCCACTTATGACCAGGCCACCTAGAATAACATTGGCATACATGTGAGGGACTCCAATCATcattgctaatattgtgtgcagcagaaaacaaatcaaaagggTTCCTGAGCAGGAGCAgccatgttttctcttttcagtcAGTGAGAGAGTGCAGAGTTGCTGGCCTGTTGTTTCATCCAGtgatttgatcatttgtttgGAACCAGTGCTGGAATGATTGTTGCTCATGCCAGCTGGGCTCAGGTTCTCATATGGGAGCAAAGCCAGAGGGACAGCATGAGCATGCCTCTGCGAGAGCAGGGTGCACACTGATGAACGGCTGATGCTCTACATCATGGGTGTGTAACGACAGTGTGACTAAATTATGTACACtgtaacattaacattttaaagatcagaaaacacacagcaaagatGTTCTGTCTTTTTGAGCTATACCAAACAAACCAAATCTTAATTCCTAAATGTCTACATTTACCAACAGTGACAGGTTGACTTCATGAATAAGTTatgaaaacatataaacaatgacaaaaacatttacccAAGTTAGCATATTGTCAGTAAGCATGAAGCTTCATTTGCTTTATGAAATTATTTTGAACCTCACTcaggttttttaaattttagatatacatttttcagacacaggaaaaaaaaaggttcatcaTGTTATATGTACAAGTTGGCTTAATttattttgtccatttttattcaAGGGAGAGACCCATGTAGACGTCTTTGACATACAAGTCTTCATACTATTAAAAAACATCTGTTATAGTCAACATAACTGACCCATCTAGCGCCAAAGTTTGACTCTGatgaaacaataacacaatgtttttattcagaaCAGTCAGCTTTTGTTGAACAACTGGACATGACTAACATCTGTTGGGTCTTGTCCATCTTGACACCATTTTGAAAATAACAGCTGAGTGGGAGCGTGCTCAGATGATGACAGAGAGGGTTTCTAAAAATAGCCATGGTCAATCACAGCTTGCTCAGCTCTTGCCACAAATGGTTGTGGAAGCTTAGaggatctttttattttatttagaaaactCCCTCTTAAGTTAAAACCCCACTTTGAAGACTGTAAAGCCTTATTATCATTTAAGAGTCCAGATGAACACTTGTTTTAACCCTTGTATAAGtgcattaattaaaaataaaatgtatatgaaCAACATGGAGTCTGATGGAAtttaattagtaaaaaaaatcagcttggAGCTGAAGGACAGCTTCAGCCAGGCAGATTGTTGCAGTGTTGGAATGTCAACAGAAGGGTTTAACCTAAATCTCTGTAGCAACGCATCTCCAATCATACACCATACTCCAAGTAGGATGACCTTTAAATACAGAGTTGTCCTGGTGCCATAATTCCCCCTTTATAAATTTGCTTTTGGTTGCTGGATGGCATCAGTCAGAGAGAGCAGGCATTGTGATATATGTCTGTTCCTCTGGCCAGGTGTCCTTCAGCAAACCATTGTGCCTCCTCTGCGTCTGTGGAGTCTCCTCTAACCTAGACCCCAGAGATTAAAATAGATTAAACACGGATTAGGTTATAAAATAAGAGGAGGTAGGGATTTATTCATGAGTGCATGGCTAAACAATTGTGCCACTTTCTTTATGTCAATAAAAACTGCTGAGGCATCCACTGTGCAGAGTTGCTCGGGACAAAGTGCACAGGGTCCCAAACAAATTCTGCCATTTTTCTCCCCCAAAATGGAATATGctcatttatgtgtgtttgtgtttcaatgtgccctttgtgcttgtgtttagtgtgtgctgctgtgtgtacCAGGCCCTGCTATGGTGAGGTGTGTTAGCGATGACGGATGTGGAGGCGACCTATGAGGACTTCATCGCCTCTCGAAGGTCCGGCCGCAGGAATGCCATCCATGAAATACCAGACGCCCCTGGGGCACAGGGACCCGCTGACCTGTCACAGAGTCTGGCACAGCTTAACATCAACAAGTCAGGTGAGAGACACCACATTCAAACAACATAGACTCATGGTAAAAACTGTGCTTGTATTGACAATTTGGAGTTTATAAAGGTGCTTAGAAGGAAAGTATGACTAAAGCGTTGAAGGATTGTAGAGtgtcttttttatattctaCCACCAGAGGGTGCCAAAGCCCAAAAGTTTGTCTGCATAATAATGGCTTTAAAATGAATACTTATTCAAGAAGCTGTGTAGTGTGAATATAAAATAACAGATCTCCTGCTCCAGGAGAAAAATACATTGTCAATTTTATAATACCTTTATTTTACTAATCAGAATTAGTTTGTGATCTTGGGTTTTATAAATACATAGTGTAAATAATCTTCCTGTTTCTAACGGCATCCTGCATGTCAGGGATTCAATACATATAAAATCCTCAATTTACAAATATGCGCTCCTTTGGTCTACTCTTCATAAGATGAGCTGTCATGAGTTGACTTTTCTGTGGGTCTACCTTGGTGACTTCTGTTCCTGCTTTATTCATGTTTGACTTACTCGCTGATTCAATCAACCTGTTTCGCCTCACTGCCTCTGTGTTAGTTACTTATGCATGAAGCTGACTgactctgtctccctctgtccgccaggagatgaaggaggagacacagagaagaGCCAGGACACTCCAGCTAAAGAAGAGGAGACGCAAGCTGAGGGCAGCTAGGCGGCATCGGCCTGCTGACAAGTGTGGACTCCAACTACAGCTTCTTCTATCTGAGCCCTAAATGCTAGGCCTCTAGTTGGCCGGTTGCACTTAAAGACTATGAAGAGACACAGAAGAATCCTCCACTGCCACACTCTTGCTATAAAGTAGTCATCTCTCACTTTAAGGCAAACGTGCTACAGTTCTCGCTTTGCACCTGGATGtgtagaaaatgttaaaaagccTACTTTCCTTGCTGCCTTTCCTTCGTAGCTGCTGATATGAGATTGGATGTTATGCATGATGCAGTCTGACATCAAGAACCACAACCAGCTGTTTGACTGTCATTGGTCCTAataagaggaaaggagaggaggaaaacggGCCATTAAAGGCTTTAGGGAAAGGTTTAAGTGAATTCAACTTTGTACTTTCCCTTATTCCTAAATCAATCACCCCCATGTGGCTGGGGAAAAACATGGTGTGATTGGACATCTTTTCTTCGTCTGCACTTTTTGCACCATcgcctgcaaacacacattacTCCATCTATCAGTACACACTGTGGCTATATCTGGTctcactcaatgttttttttgtgtgtatatttgtatattctTGATCTCAAAACTGCACTacgtgtctttttttaaagataaacaaaaccCCTTAGGGAGAGTGgtattgtttttttggtttttttttgtatatcttTGTCGGGCGAAAGAAATATGAGTGAATAATGTTGCAGTCTAACATTTAAATACCTCATGGGAGTCAGGTCAAATCTGGCCCAAACAACAGATGGAATTCACCTCAGCTGAGTTCAAGCAAATGTTCACTTGCTTGTTTAGTTTCCAATTCCTCTAAAGGCAGCATGTATgtattatatactgtatactagATAATGCACACTTTCCTCCCTATACGCAgcattttaaattcattttaatattagaGCAAGTCATCGATGAACTGTAAAGATTCAAAATACTGTAAGGGGTTATTCTAGGTCTTAACATGTACAATACATGGATTTTCCCCCCTGATGTTAAGTatttaagaagaaaatgaaaacctaTAATTGATCTAACTCTGATTTACagtttggaaacatttaaactttgtatGTGGAGATCACAAAATCCCTCTGAGGTGGACTTTGATGTCAGATGCTCAGATGGCTGCTGATACTTTTTAgagtaagaataaaaaaaaataagtttccaGCCGTTCCAAACATCTTGTGTAAAACTAAATCAGGTTTGATACTTAGTAAATCAAATAGTATGATCTCATTCATTCACTGCAGCAGGTCGGGGGAGAAGTCTTCAGACGTTGGTGTGGGATTGAGACGGATGCAGAAGTTGTCTTCATAGGTAGAAATATTTTATAGTCTACTTACAGGAAGTCCATGTGGCAGCAGTTCCTGAGTATCTTTGCATACACTGCCTTTAAGCCAatcccac is part of the Labrus mixtus chromosome 19, fLabMix1.1, whole genome shotgun sequence genome and encodes:
- the pkia gene encoding cAMP-dependent protein kinase inhibitor alpha — translated: MTDVEATYEDFIASRRSGRRNAIHEIPDAPGAQGPADLSQSLAQLNINKSGDEGGDTEKSQDTPAKEEETQAEGS